A section of the Streptomyces sp. CG1 genome encodes:
- a CDS encoding sigma-70 family RNA polymerase sigma factor, translating into MGVRKDAAVANERGTRARHRMSSQPSEPDEELMRALYREHAGPLLAYVLRLVAGDRQRAEDVVQETLIRAWKNAGQLNRATGSVRPWLVTVARRIVIDGHRSRQARPQEVDPSPLEVIPAEDEIDKALWLMTLSDALDDLTPAHREVLVETYFKGRTVNEAAETLGIPSGTVRSRVFYALRSMKLALEERGVTA; encoded by the coding sequence GTGGGCGTGCGCAAGGATGCGGCCGTGGCCAATGAACGTGGAACGAGGGCCCGACATCGCATGTCCTCACAGCCCTCGGAACCTGACGAGGAGCTGATGCGTGCGCTGTATCGAGAGCACGCCGGACCTCTGCTCGCGTATGTCCTGCGGCTGGTCGCCGGTGACCGGCAGCGCGCCGAGGACGTCGTACAGGAAACGCTCATCCGTGCCTGGAAGAACGCCGGTCAGCTCAATCGGGCGACCGGATCGGTACGCCCCTGGCTGGTGACGGTCGCTCGCCGCATCGTCATCGACGGCCACCGCAGCCGGCAGGCCCGGCCGCAGGAGGTCGATCCGTCGCCGCTGGAGGTCATCCCCGCGGAGGACGAGATCGACAAGGCGCTGTGGCTGATGACGCTGTCGGACGCGCTCGACGACCTGACCCCGGCCCACCGGGAGGTGCTCGTCGAGACGTACTTCAAGGGGCGTACGGTCAATGAGGCGGCCGAGACGCTGGGCATACCCAGTGGCACGGTGCGGTCTCGGGTGTTCTACGCCCTGCGATCGATGAAGCTGGCACTGGAGGAGCGGGGGGTGACGGCGTGA
- a CDS encoding UvrD-helicase domain-containing protein, with protein sequence MAAQVQQSAVGSVHDAHDSVRDREISVEQEHLDQVYRRLEEKIHEAEFLMNDAAKRGQVGTPGALAERDAQVFRAGIHLNRLNNEFEDFLFGRIDLLLGKDGKKGPDGAYTAVEPAEGAVRDDNTADIAETLHIGRIGVLDEDYAPLVIDWRAPAAAPFYRATPVDPGRVVRRRVIRSKGRRVLGVEDDLMRPELTAYLDGRTLPVIGDGALMAALGQARGHTMRDIVSSIQAEQDLVIRAPAASITYVEGGPGTGKTAVALHRAAYLLYQDRRRYAGGILIVSPTPLLVAYTEGVLPSLGEEGQVAIRAIGSLAVDAVGAEATLYDSPSVARAKGSYRMLKVLRKAARGALELGPTARPAHDEDAGPQAFDGPPTRLRVVAFGRRLELEAAELDRVRRNALGGTAPVNLLRPRARKLLLDALWAKSGAAARHSDPELAAELRSSFDEDVTTEDAFIAFLDAWWPELTPKQVLAAMADEKRLGRWARRILNPGEVRRVARSLQRDGHTVHDIAMLDELQAILGAPARPRKKRELDPLDQLTGLEELMPVREESQRERAERLAQERTEYAHVIVDEAQDLTPMQWRMVGRRGRHATWTVVGDPAQSSWSDPDEAAQARDEALGSRPRRRFQLTVNYRNPAEIAELAAKVLALAMPGSESPRAVRSTGVEPRFTVVRESAERTVRAEAERLLDLVDGTVGVVVAMNRREEARRWLAGLGDRVVALGSLEAKGLEYDATVVVSPAEIADESPAGLRVLYVALTRATQQLTVVSGERDEPDAAGVPDLLRD encoded by the coding sequence GTGGCCGCTCAGGTTCAGCAGTCCGCGGTCGGCTCGGTACACGACGCACACGATTCCGTCCGTGACCGGGAGATCAGCGTCGAACAGGAACACCTGGACCAGGTGTACCGACGTCTCGAGGAGAAGATCCACGAGGCCGAGTTCCTGATGAACGACGCGGCCAAGCGCGGCCAGGTCGGCACCCCGGGCGCGCTGGCCGAGCGGGACGCGCAGGTCTTCCGGGCCGGCATCCATCTGAACCGGCTCAACAACGAGTTCGAGGACTTCCTCTTCGGGCGGATCGACCTGCTGCTCGGCAAGGACGGGAAGAAGGGGCCCGACGGGGCCTACACCGCCGTGGAGCCCGCAGAAGGCGCCGTGCGGGACGACAACACCGCCGACATCGCCGAGACCCTGCACATCGGGCGCATCGGCGTCCTCGACGAGGACTACGCGCCGCTGGTCATCGACTGGCGGGCGCCCGCCGCCGCGCCCTTCTACCGGGCCACACCCGTGGACCCGGGACGGGTCGTACGGCGCCGGGTCATCCGGTCCAAGGGGCGCCGGGTGCTGGGGGTCGAGGACGACCTGATGCGGCCCGAGCTGACCGCCTACCTGGACGGCCGCACACTGCCCGTCATCGGCGACGGCGCCCTCATGGCCGCGCTCGGCCAGGCCCGCGGCCACACCATGCGGGACATCGTCTCCTCCATCCAGGCCGAGCAGGACCTGGTCATCCGCGCCCCCGCCGCCTCCATCACCTATGTGGAGGGCGGGCCGGGGACCGGCAAGACCGCCGTCGCCCTGCACCGCGCCGCCTATCTGCTCTACCAGGACAGACGCAGGTACGCGGGCGGCATCCTCATCGTCTCCCCGACCCCGCTGCTCGTCGCCTACACCGAGGGCGTGCTCCCCTCGCTCGGCGAGGAGGGGCAGGTCGCGATCCGCGCGATCGGCTCACTCGCCGTGGACGCCGTCGGCGCCGAGGCCACGCTGTACGACTCCCCGTCCGTGGCCCGCGCCAAGGGCTCGTACCGGATGCTGAAGGTGCTGCGCAAGGCCGCCCGGGGCGCCCTGGAGCTGGGGCCCACCGCCCGGCCCGCCCATGACGAGGACGCCGGGCCGCAGGCCTTCGACGGTCCGCCCACCCGCCTGCGCGTCGTCGCCTTCGGGCGCCGGCTGGAGCTGGAGGCCGCCGAGCTGGACCGTGTCCGCCGCAACGCCCTCGGCGGCACCGCGCCCGTCAACCTGCTCCGCCCGCGCGCCCGCAAGCTGCTCCTGGACGCCCTGTGGGCCAAGTCCGGAGCGGCCGCCCGGCACTCCGACCCGGAGCTGGCCGCCGAGCTGCGCTCCTCCTTCGACGAGGACGTCACGACCGAGGACGCCTTCATCGCGTTCCTCGACGCCTGGTGGCCCGAGCTGACCCCGAAGCAGGTCCTCGCGGCCATGGCCGACGAGAAGCGGCTCGGCCGCTGGGCCCGCCGGATCCTCAACCCCGGCGAGGTCCGCAGGGTCGCCCGCTCCCTGCAGCGGGACGGCCACACCGTGCACGACATCGCCATGCTGGACGAGCTGCAGGCGATCCTCGGCGCCCCGGCCCGCCCGCGCAAGAAGCGCGAGCTCGACCCGCTGGACCAGCTCACCGGCCTGGAGGAGCTGATGCCGGTGCGCGAGGAGAGCCAGCGGGAGCGGGCCGAGCGGCTCGCGCAGGAGCGCACCGAGTACGCGCACGTCATCGTGGACGAGGCGCAGGACCTCACGCCGATGCAGTGGCGCATGGTCGGCCGCCGCGGCAGACACGCCACCTGGACGGTCGTCGGCGATCCGGCCCAGTCCTCCTGGTCCGACCCGGACGAGGCGGCGCAGGCCCGCGACGAGGCCCTCGGCTCCCGGCCCCGGCGCCGCTTCCAGCTCACCGTGAACTACCGCAACCCGGCGGAGATCGCCGAGCTGGCCGCCAAGGTGCTCGCGCTCGCCATGCCGGGCTCCGAGTCGCCGCGCGCGGTGCGGTCCACCGGGGTCGAGCCACGCTTCACCGTCGTACGCGAATCGGCGGAGCGGACCGTGCGGGCCGAGGCCGAGCGGCTGCTGGACCTGGTCGACGGCACCGTCGGCGTGGTCGTCGCCATGAACCGGCGCGAGGAGGCCCGGCGCTGGCTGGCCGGGCTCGGCGACCGGGTGGTGGCGCTCGGCAGCCTGGAGGCCAAGGGGCTGGAGTACGACGCGACGGTCGTCGTGTCGCCCGCGGAGATCGCCGACGAGTCCCCGGCCGGGCTGCGTGTGCTGTACGTGGCGCTGACCCGGGCCACCCAGCAGCTGACGGTGGTGTCGGGGGAGCGGGACGAGCCGGACGCGGCCGGGGTGCCGGATCTGCTGCGCGACTGA
- a CDS encoding xanthine dehydrogenase family protein subunit M, which produces MTTHAPQAAQAVTLPTTLDEAVAALAAMPTAVPVAGGTDLMAAVNSGQLRPAALVGLGRISEIRGWQYQDGHALLGAGLTHARMGRPDFAALIPALAAAARAAGPPHIRNAGTLGGNIASAAPTGDALPVLAALEATLIIAGPGGARREIPVSHLLAGMEMLRGGELIGYVRVPLLHAPQVFLKATGRTGPGRALASVALVLDPARRGVRCAVGAIAPMPLRPLEAEQWVAQLIDWDNDRALVPEALNAFGEYVSAACIPDPVPEPDGSVTPLPPAVLHLRRTVAALARRALGRALS; this is translated from the coding sequence TTGACCACGCACGCACCGCAGGCGGCGCAGGCCGTCACGCTGCCCACGACGCTGGACGAGGCGGTGGCGGCCCTCGCCGCCATGCCCACCGCCGTACCCGTCGCGGGCGGCACCGACCTCATGGCCGCCGTCAACTCCGGCCAGCTCAGGCCCGCCGCCCTGGTGGGCCTCGGGCGGATCAGTGAGATCCGCGGCTGGCAGTACCAGGACGGCCACGCGCTGCTCGGCGCGGGCCTCACGCACGCGCGCATGGGCCGCCCCGACTTCGCGGCCCTGATCCCGGCGCTCGCCGCCGCCGCGCGCGCCGCGGGCCCGCCGCACATCCGCAACGCGGGCACCCTGGGCGGCAACATCGCCTCGGCCGCTCCGACGGGTGACGCGCTGCCGGTCCTGGCCGCCCTGGAGGCGACGCTGATCATCGCGGGCCCGGGCGGAGCCCGCCGGGAGATCCCGGTGTCGCACCTGCTGGCCGGCATGGAGATGCTGCGCGGCGGCGAACTCATCGGCTACGTGCGCGTGCCGCTGCTGCACGCCCCGCAGGTCTTCCTGAAGGCGACCGGACGCACCGGTCCCGGCCGCGCGCTGGCCTCCGTGGCGCTCGTCCTCGACCCCGCCCGGCGCGGAGTGCGGTGCGCCGTGGGCGCCATAGCGCCGATGCCGCTCAGGCCCCTCGAGGCTGAGCAGTGGGTCGCGCAGCTGATCGACTGGGACAACGACCGCGCGCTCGTCCCGGAGGCCCTGAACGCCTTCGGCGAGTACGTCTCCGCGGCCTGCATCCCGGACCCGGTACCGGAGCCCGACGGCTCGGTGACCCCGCTTCCGCCCGCCGTACTGCACCTGCGGCGCACCGTCGCCGCACTGGCCCGACGAGCACTGGGGAGGGCGCTGTCGTGA
- a CDS encoding anti-sigma factor, with protein MSPNQGSSVPSEHETVGAYALGILDDAEATAFEAHLAGCEWCAQQLDELAGMEPMLAALADLPGSGSTPAIGDSLSAKPSPRLVEKLVDEVAEKRAQKRRRSFYMIAAAAALIIAGPLAAIAVNSGSSGGGQVTASSAQTTFEAMADKKSATDPSSQVSATVGMQQKDWGTQAVLELKNAKGPLKCSLVLVAKNGQRVTMSSWSVPNWGYGIPNAKTEEAKKPLYIGGAAAFKPNEIDHFEIVTFEGKKLVQVDA; from the coding sequence ATGAGCCCCAATCAGGGATCTTCGGTGCCGAGCGAGCACGAGACCGTCGGCGCCTATGCCCTCGGGATTCTCGACGACGCCGAGGCAACCGCTTTCGAGGCGCATCTCGCCGGCTGCGAGTGGTGCGCCCAGCAGCTGGACGAGCTGGCCGGGATGGAGCCGATGCTGGCCGCCCTCGCGGACCTGCCGGGCTCCGGCAGCACCCCCGCGATCGGCGACTCGCTGTCCGCCAAGCCCAGCCCGCGGCTGGTGGAGAAGCTGGTCGACGAGGTCGCGGAGAAGCGCGCCCAGAAGCGGCGGCGTTCCTTCTACATGATCGCCGCGGCGGCCGCGCTGATCATCGCCGGACCGCTGGCCGCCATCGCCGTGAACAGCGGTTCGTCGGGCGGCGGCCAGGTCACCGCGTCCTCCGCGCAGACCACCTTCGAGGCCATGGCCGACAAGAAGTCGGCCACTGACCCGTCGTCCCAGGTCAGCGCCACCGTCGGCATGCAGCAGAAGGACTGGGGCACCCAGGCGGTCCTGGAACTGAAGAACGCCAAGGGCCCGCTCAAGTGCTCGCTGGTGCTCGTCGCGAAGAACGGGCAGCGCGTGACGATGTCCTCGTGGTCGGTGCCGAACTGGGGCTACGGCATCCCGAACGCCAAGACGGAGGAGGCCAAGAAGCCGCTGTACATCGGCGGCGCCGCGGCCTTCAAGCCGAACGAGATCGACCACTTCGAGATCGTGACCTTCGAGGGCAAGAAGCTGGTGCAAGTGGACGCGTAG
- a CDS encoding NAD-dependent malic enzyme, translating to MATAPSVSYSMTIRLEVPASGTAVSQLTTAVESSGGSVTGLDVTASGHEKLRIDVTIAATSTAHAEEIVEKLRGIEGVTLGKVSDRTFLMHLGGKIEMQSKHPIRNRDDLSMVYTPGVARVCMAIAQNPEDARRLTIKRNSVAVVTDGSAVLGLGNIGPKAALPVMEGKAALFKRFAGIDAWPICLDTQDTDAIVEIVKAIAPGFAGINLEDISAPRCFEIEARLREALDIPVFHDDQHGTAIVVLAALTNALRVADKAIENIRVVMSGAGAAGTAILKLLLAAGVKNAVVADIHGVVHSGREDLVNAPADSPLRWIADNTNPEGLTGTLKEAVRGADVFIGVSAPNVLDGDDVAAMADGAIVFALANPDPEVDPAIARQTAAVVATGRSDFPNQINNVLVFPGVFRGLLDAQSRTVNTEMMLAAAQALADVVSQDELNPNYIIPSVFNDKVAGAVAGAVREAAKAVGASASAE from the coding sequence ATGGCAACGGCGCCCAGCGTCTCCTACTCGATGACCATCCGGTTGGAGGTGCCCGCGAGCGGAACCGCCGTCTCGCAGCTCACCACCGCCGTGGAGTCCTCCGGAGGCTCGGTCACGGGCCTCGACGTCACCGCGTCCGGCCACGAGAAGCTCCGTATCGACGTGACCATCGCGGCCACCTCCACGGCCCACGCCGAGGAGATCGTCGAGAAGCTGCGCGGCATCGAGGGCGTCACCCTCGGCAAGGTCTCCGACCGTACGTTCCTGATGCACCTCGGCGGCAAGATCGAGATGCAGTCCAAGCACCCCATCCGCAACCGTGACGACCTGTCCATGGTCTACACGCCGGGTGTGGCCCGCGTCTGCATGGCGATCGCCCAGAACCCCGAGGACGCCCGCCGCCTCACCATCAAGCGCAACTCGGTTGCGGTCGTGACGGACGGCTCCGCCGTGCTCGGCCTCGGCAACATCGGCCCCAAGGCCGCGCTGCCCGTCATGGAGGGCAAGGCGGCCCTCTTCAAACGCTTCGCCGGCATCGACGCCTGGCCGATCTGCCTGGACACCCAGGACACCGACGCGATCGTGGAGATCGTCAAGGCGATCGCCCCCGGGTTCGCCGGCATCAACCTCGAGGACATCTCCGCGCCGCGCTGCTTCGAGATCGAGGCCCGGCTGCGCGAGGCCCTCGACATCCCCGTCTTCCACGACGACCAGCACGGCACCGCCATCGTCGTCCTCGCCGCCCTGACCAACGCGCTGCGCGTCGCGGACAAGGCCATCGAGAACATCCGGGTCGTCATGTCCGGCGCCGGCGCGGCCGGTACGGCCATCCTCAAGCTGCTGCTCGCCGCCGGCGTGAAGAACGCCGTCGTCGCCGACATCCACGGTGTCGTCCACTCCGGCCGCGAGGACCTGGTGAACGCACCGGCCGACTCGCCGCTGCGCTGGATCGCGGACAACACCAACCCCGAGGGCCTCACCGGCACCCTGAAGGAGGCCGTGCGCGGCGCGGACGTGTTCATCGGCGTCTCGGCCCCCAACGTGCTGGACGGCGACGACGTGGCCGCCATGGCCGACGGCGCCATCGTGTTCGCGCTCGCGAACCCCGACCCCGAGGTGGACCCGGCGATCGCCCGTCAGACGGCCGCCGTGGTGGCCACCGGCCGCTCCGACTTCCCGAACCAGATCAACAACGTGCTGGTCTTCCCGGGTGTCTTCCGCGGCCTGCTGGACGCCCAGTCCCGCACCGTCAACACCGAGATGATGCTGGCCGCCGCGCAGGCCCTGGCCGATGTGGTCAGCCAGGACGAGCTGAACCCGAACTACATCATCCCGAGCGTCTTCAACGACAAGGTCGCGGGCGCCGTCGCCGGAGCGGTCCGCGAGGCCGCGAAGGCCGTCGGCGCGTCGGCGTCGGCCGAGTAG
- a CDS encoding beta-N-acetylhexosaminidase has product MSDKPLFPEPDVALIPAPSRVTASLPGGGTGFVIDADTEIEATEGTERVARWLRTTVGAATGLPLAPLRDSGSRILLRINPALGDAAGSDEAYQLCADGYLVCIDGASEAGLFWGAQTFRQLLGPEAFRRAPVSGRTEWEFPAVTIRDAPRFRWRGLLLDVARHFMPKDGVLRYLDLMAAHKLNVFHFHLTDDQGWRIEIKRYPKLAETASWRARSKFGHRASPLWEEKPHGGYYTQDDIREIVAYAAERHITVVPEIDVPGHSQAAIAAYPELGNSDVIDTTALDVWDNWGISANVLAPTDTTLRFYEGVFEEVLELFPSEFIHVGGDECRKEQWAESVTAKTRITDLGLADEDELQSWFIGHFDAWLSARGRRLIGWDEILEGGLAKGAAVSSWRGYGGGIAAARAGHDVVMCPEQYVYLDHRQAPGEDEPVPIGFVRTLEDVYRFEPVPADLTEEEARHVLGTQANVWTEVLEDTARVDYQTFPRLAAFAEVAWSPLPAPGERDFASFERRMAAHYARLDALGVAYRPPSGPRPWQRRLGVPGRPIEGQPPNK; this is encoded by the coding sequence ATGAGCGACAAACCCCTCTTCCCGGAACCCGACGTGGCGCTGATCCCCGCGCCCAGTCGTGTGACGGCCTCCCTGCCCGGTGGCGGCACCGGATTCGTCATCGACGCGGACACCGAGATCGAGGCCACGGAGGGCACCGAGCGGGTCGCGCGCTGGCTGCGGACGACCGTCGGCGCGGCGACCGGGCTGCCGCTGGCCCCGCTGCGCGACAGCGGCAGCCGCATCCTGCTGCGGATCAACCCCGCGCTCGGGGACGCGGCCGGCAGTGACGAGGCTTATCAGCTGTGTGCCGACGGATATCTCGTCTGTATCGACGGCGCGAGCGAGGCCGGTCTGTTCTGGGGCGCCCAGACCTTTCGTCAGCTGCTCGGTCCGGAGGCCTTCCGGCGCGCTCCGGTCAGCGGCCGGACCGAGTGGGAGTTCCCGGCTGTCACCATCCGCGACGCGCCCCGATTCCGCTGGCGCGGCCTTCTCCTCGACGTGGCCCGGCACTTCATGCCCAAGGACGGCGTGCTGCGCTATCTCGACCTGATGGCCGCGCACAAACTCAACGTCTTCCACTTCCATCTGACCGATGACCAGGGGTGGCGGATCGAGATCAAGCGGTATCCGAAGCTGGCCGAAACCGCCTCCTGGCGGGCACGGTCGAAATTCGGTCACCGCGCGTCTCCCCTGTGGGAGGAGAAACCGCACGGGGGTTACTACACCCAGGACGACATCCGGGAGATCGTCGCCTATGCCGCCGAGCGGCATATCACCGTCGTCCCGGAAATCGACGTACCCGGCCATTCGCAGGCCGCCATCGCCGCGTATCCGGAACTCGGCAACTCCGATGTCATCGACACCACCGCCCTGGACGTCTGGGACAACTGGGGGATCTCCGCCAACGTACTCGCCCCCACTGACACCACCCTGCGCTTCTACGAGGGGGTGTTCGAGGAGGTCCTGGAGCTGTTCCCCTCGGAGTTCATCCATGTCGGCGGCGACGAGTGCCGCAAGGAGCAGTGGGCCGAGTCGGTGACCGCCAAGACCCGGATCACGGACCTCGGCCTCGCCGACGAGGACGAGCTGCAGTCGTGGTTCATCGGCCACTTCGACGCCTGGCTCTCCGCGCGCGGGCGCCGACTCATCGGCTGGGACGAGATCCTGGAGGGGGGGCTCGCGAAGGGTGCCGCGGTGTCGTCCTGGCGTGGCTACGGCGGCGGGATCGCGGCCGCGCGGGCCGGCCACGACGTCGTCATGTGCCCCGAGCAGTACGTGTATCTGGACCACCGTCAGGCCCCGGGCGAGGACGAGCCGGTGCCGATCGGGTTCGTGCGCACCCTGGAGGACGTCTACCGGTTCGAGCCCGTCCCGGCCGACCTCACCGAAGAGGAGGCCCGGCATGTGCTGGGCACTCAGGCCAACGTCTGGACCGAGGTGCTGGAGGACACCGCGCGCGTGGACTACCAGACCTTCCCCCGGCTCGCGGCCTTCGCCGAGGTGGCCTGGAGCCCGCTGCCCGCGCCCGGGGAACGGGACTTCGCCAGTTTCGAACGCCGTATGGCCGCCCATTACGCGCGACTTGACGCCCTCGGCGTCGCCTACCGGCCGCCCAGTGGGCCCCGGCCGTGGCAGCGGCGGCTCGGTGTCCCCGGCCGCCCGATCGAGGGACAGCCCCCGAACAAGTGA
- a CDS encoding DUF3039 domain-containing protein — protein sequence MSTLEPERGTGTGTLVEPTPQVSHGDGDHERFAHYVQKDKIMASALDGTPVVALCGKVWVPGRDPKKYPVCPMCKEIYESMGSGGDDKGGKGGDK from the coding sequence ATGAGCACTCTTGAGCCCGAGCGCGGGACTGGTACGGGGACCCTCGTCGAACCGACACCGCAGGTGTCCCACGGTGACGGTGACCACGAGCGCTTCGCCCATTACGTCCAGAAGGACAAGATCATGGCGAGCGCCCTCGACGGCACCCCCGTCGTGGCGCTGTGCGGCAAGGTCTGGGTGCCGGGCCGCGACCCGAAGAAGTACCCCGTGTGCCCCATGTGCAAGGAGATCTACGAATCCATGGGCAGCGGTGGCGACGACAAGGGCGGCAAGGGCGGCGACAAGTAA
- the murA gene encoding UDP-N-acetylglucosamine 1-carboxyvinyltransferase, whose product MTVNDDVLLVHGGTPLEGEIRVRGAKNLVPKAMVAALLGSAPSRLRNVPDIRDVRVVRGLLQLHGVTVRPGEEPGELVMDPTHVESANVADIDAHAGSSRIPILFCGPLLHRLGHAFIPGLGGCDIGGRPIDFHFDVLRQFGATIEKRADGQYLEAPKGLRGAKIRLPYPSVGTTEQVLLTAVMAEGVTELSNAAVEPEIEDLICVLQKMGAIIAMDTDRTIRITGVESLGGYTHRALPDRLEAASWASAALATNGNIYVRGAQQRSMMTFLNTYRKVGGAFEIDDEGIRFWHPGGQLKSIALETDVHPGFQTDWQQPLVVALTQATGLSIIHETVYESRLGFTSALNQMGAHIQLYRECLGGSDCRFGQRNFLHSAVVSGPTKLQGSDLVIPDLRGGFSYLIAALAAEGTSRVHGIDLINRGYENFMEKLVELGAKVELPGKALG is encoded by the coding sequence ATGACCGTCAACGACGATGTCCTGCTTGTCCACGGCGGAACCCCGCTGGAGGGCGAGATCCGTGTCCGCGGTGCGAAGAACCTCGTACCGAAGGCCATGGTCGCCGCCCTGCTGGGCAGCGCGCCGAGCCGACTGCGCAATGTTCCCGACATCCGTGACGTGCGGGTCGTCCGCGGCCTGCTCCAGCTGCACGGGGTGACGGTCCGTCCGGGCGAGGAGCCCGGTGAGCTGGTGATGGACCCGACGCACGTCGAGAGCGCCAACGTGGCTGACATCGATGCTCATGCGGGTTCCAGCCGTATTCCGATCCTCTTCTGCGGTCCGCTGCTGCACCGTCTCGGCCACGCGTTCATCCCCGGCCTCGGCGGCTGTGACATCGGCGGCCGGCCCATCGACTTCCACTTCGACGTGCTGCGGCAGTTCGGCGCGACCATCGAGAAGCGCGCGGACGGGCAGTACCTGGAGGCCCCGAAGGGTCTGCGCGGTGCGAAGATCCGGCTGCCGTACCCGTCCGTGGGCACGACCGAGCAGGTGCTGCTGACGGCCGTAATGGCCGAGGGTGTCACGGAGTTGTCCAACGCGGCCGTCGAGCCGGAGATCGAGGACCTCATCTGCGTGCTGCAGAAGATGGGCGCGATCATCGCGATGGACACCGACCGCACGATCCGCATCACCGGCGTGGAGAGCCTCGGCGGCTACACCCACCGCGCCCTGCCGGACCGCCTGGAGGCCGCGTCCTGGGCCTCGGCGGCACTCGCGACCAACGGCAACATCTACGTCCGCGGCGCCCAGCAGCGCTCGATGATGACGTTCCTGAACACCTACCGGAAGGTGGGCGGTGCCTTCGAGATCGACGACGAGGGCATCCGCTTCTGGCACCCCGGTGGCCAGTTGAAGTCCATCGCGCTGGAGACGGACGTACACCCCGGTTTCCAGACCGACTGGCAGCAGCCGCTGGTGGTGGCCCTGACGCAGGCCACGGGCCTGTCCATCATCCATGAGACGGTCTACGAGTCCCGTCTGGGCTTCACCTCGGCCCTCAACCAGATGGGCGCCCACATCCAGCTCTACCGCGAGTGCCTGGGCGGCTCGGACTGCCGTTTCGGCCAGCGCAACTTCCTGCACTCCGCGGTCGTCTCCGGCCCGACCAAGCTGCAGGGCTCCGACCTGGTCATCCCCGACCTGCGCGGCGGCTTCTCGTACCTGATCGCGGCCCTGGCGGCCGAGGGCACGTCCCGCGTCCACGGCATCGACCTCATCAACCGCGGCTACGAGAACTTCATGGAGAAGCTCGTGGAGCTGGGGGCCAAGGTCGAACTTCCCGGCAAAGCACTCGGCTGA
- a CDS encoding HU family DNA-binding protein: MNRSELVAALADRAEVTRKDADAVLAAFAETVGEIVAKGDEKVTIPGFLTFERTHRAARTARNPQTGEPINIPAGYSVKVTAGSKLKEAAKGK, translated from the coding sequence ATGAACCGCAGTGAGCTGGTGGCCGCGCTGGCCGATCGCGCCGAGGTGACCCGCAAGGACGCCGACGCCGTGCTGGCCGCGTTCGCCGAGACCGTCGGCGAGATCGTCGCCAAGGGCGACGAGAAGGTCACCATCCCCGGCTTCCTGACCTTCGAGCGCACCCACCGTGCCGCTCGCACCGCGCGCAACCCGCAGACCGGCGAGCCGATCAACATCCCCGCCGGCTACAGCGTGAAGGTCACCGCGGGCAGCAAGCTCAAGGAAGCGGCCAAGGGCAAGTGA
- a CDS encoding YqgE/AlgH family protein, which produces MTEVSSLTGRLLVATPALADPNFDRAVVLLLDHDEEGSLGVVLNRPTPVDVGDILEGWADLAGEPGVVFQGGPVSLDSALGVAVIPGGANGDLAPLGWRRVHGAIGLVDLEAPPELLAAALGSLRIFAGYAGWGPGQLEDELVEGAWYVVESEPGDVSSPAPERLWREVLRRQRSELAMVATYPDDPSLN; this is translated from the coding sequence ATGACCGAGGTGTCCTCGCTCACAGGGCGGCTGCTCGTGGCCACTCCCGCCCTGGCGGACCCGAACTTCGACCGCGCGGTGGTGCTGCTCCTCGACCACGACGAGGAGGGCTCCCTCGGCGTCGTCCTCAACCGCCCGACCCCCGTGGACGTGGGCGACATCCTGGAGGGCTGGGCCGACCTGGCCGGGGAGCCCGGTGTGGTCTTCCAGGGCGGCCCGGTCTCGCTGGACTCCGCGCTCGGCGTCGCGGTCATCCCGGGCGGCGCGAACGGCGACCTCGCCCCGCTCGGGTGGCGCCGGGTGCACGGCGCGATCGGCCTGGTCGACCTGGAGGCCCCGCCGGAGCTGCTCGCCGCGGCCCTCGGCTCCCTGAGGATCTTCGCCGGATACGCCGGCTGGGGCCCCGGCCAGCTGGAGGACGAGCTGGTCGAGGGCGCCTGGTACGTGGTCGAGTCGGAGCCCGGTGATGTCTCCTCGCCGGCCCCGGAAAGACTCTGGCGGGAGGTCCTGCGCCGCCAGCGCAGCGAACTGGCGATGGTGGCCACATATCCGGACGACCCTTCGCTCAACTGA